A window of Argopecten irradians isolate NY chromosome 1, Ai_NY, whole genome shotgun sequence contains these coding sequences:
- the LOC138306270 gene encoding cleavage stimulation factor subunit 3-like, translated as MAQPGSTQTTGVLPPEQHGYIPDKLKKAEKRIEAHPYDTEAWSVLIRDAQMKTIEVARQVYERLVAQFANAGKYWRIYIEQELKAKNYERVEKVRIQKKFEF; from the exons ATGGCACAACCAGGATCGACTCAAACCACTGGGGTTTTACCCCCCGAG CAACATGGATACATTCCTGACAAACTGAAGAAAGCCGAGAAACGGATTGAGGCCCACCCTTACGATACAGAGGCATGGAGTGTTCTGATCAGGGATGCTCAG ATGAAGACAATAGAAGTAGCCAGACAGGTATATGAACGACTTGTAGCACAATTTGCCAACGCTGGGAAATACTGGAGGATATACATAGAACAGGAG TTGAAAGCCAAAAATTACGAAAGAGTTGAAAAGGtaagaatacaaaaaaaatttgaattctga